From the Kazachstania africana CBS 2517 chromosome 12, complete genome genome, the window AGTGACAGGTTTTCTCCGTGCGAAGTGATAATCctttatttattttgcAAATAGCAGGAAAACAATCTATTAGAGATTTTGTAAACAAACATTAGAAGATCACTGCAAGGAAGACACTGCAAGGAAACCACCATGTCTGACCCCACTGTGAGTAGCGACAAACAACCGCAGGAAGAAGAACTCAATATAACAGTCGCTGTAAGATGTCGAGGAAGAAATCAGAGAGAAATTGACGCCAAAAGTTCAGTCGTAGTAACGGTTCCCGATATAATGGGGTCGAAAGAAGTAGCGATAAACACGTCCGAGGATATTGGATTCACCGCTCAGATGAACTCGAAGACTTATACGGTCGATAAAGTTTTTGGTCCCAGCGCTACACAGTCATTAATATTCGATGAGATCGCTGAACCGTTATTCAgtgattttatcaaaggTTACAATTGTACTATGCTAGTTTACGGTATGACGTCGACGGGGAAGACTTATACAATGACTGGGGATGAGAAACTTTATAATGAAGAGTTGAGCGATTCTGCTGGGATTATACCAAGGatacttttcaaattgttcgAAACGttggaaaaattgaatgaagatCATATCGTTAAATGTTCGTTTGTCGAATTGtataatgaagaattgaaagatttgtTACATGGTGACtgtaataatgataatgggAATTTTAAGAAACTGAGGATTTTCGATTCATTAGGTAGAGACAGTAgatcaaattcaagaaataattCACCAAAGAtgtcaaataataatacaacctttctgaagaagaaattaagaaatgAAGCTCTTTTaagatcaagaaatattgCGTCATCAAAGCGTTCCAGTATGCAGACGATACGAAATACTACAACAACAAAGGCGTCGGCAACAACGACGACGACGACAATGTTTTCGTCCGGTAATAATGACAGTgcaaataaattttctccTGCAGATAACGACAAATCAACTATTCAATCCGATCAAACAGCtggtatatatattcaaaatttacaaGAATTCCACATAACAACGGCCAAGGAAGGTATAAAATTGCTTCAAAAAGGGTTGAAATACAGGCAAGTTGCAAGTACTAAGATGAACGATTTCTCTAGTAGATCCCATACGATTTTTACTATCACacttttcaaagaagtTAAAGGTGAAATATTTAGATTATCCAAAATGAATCTGGTCGATTTAGCTGGttctgaaaatattaaCAGATCAGGTGCCTTAAACCAACGTGCGAAAGAAGCCGGCTCTATAAATCAGAGTTTATTGACATTAGGTAGAGTCATAAATTCTCTAGCAGATAAAAACGTTCATGTACCCTTTAGAGAGTCGAAGTTGACAAGATTGTTACAGGATTCTCTCGGCGGGAATACAAAAACTGCTCTCATAGCAACAATATCTCCAGCAAAGGTCACTTTGGAAGAAACTTGCAGTACTTTAGAATATGCTTCAAAAGCGAAAAATATTAAGAATAAACCACAATTGGGCTCATTTATAATGAAAgatattcttttgaaaaatatcacCACAGAAttaacaaaaataaaatcagATTTATTATCCACAAAGAGTAAAGATGGTATCTACATGGATCAACAACATTATAAAGAATTGACTACagatttacaaaattataaGACAGAAATTCAAGAATGTAAAAGAACCATTGAATCACTAACGTCACAAAATGCTTTACTCTTAAAGGATAAAAGGacaataaatgaaaataatgaactacaaagaatcaaaataCAGACAATGAATGAGtcaatgaaaaagttaTATGCAAAGATTGAAAGACAACAatctattgaaaatgaattagatGGTaagattcaaatatttacGAAGACCAACTCGAAACttacaaaaattattgatgaaatgaaaaatcgTGAAGCTTTAGTAAACTCGAAATTTAAAACTCTCCTGGATCATTCGCTATCCTAtgtttccaaaaaattgaattatcagattgaaaattttaaagacCAAGGTATTAACCAAAATTTCACTgtagatgaaaatttacaattaaTTAAAAGTGAAATGACAAATCTTTTGTCAACGGCAAGAGAcaatttcgaaaaattttatcaagaGTGTAtaaccaaatttttaagCGATACCCCATTATTGTTcgatgaaatcaatgataatGTACTTAATTTGAAGGCTTTAACAAGTAATTATTACAGCCAGATCGCGGAAAATCTATCTGATTTGAGCGAAGAGTAtaacaatttcaaacaGTTTATAACAGATGAATTTTACAATCAAGAAAAGGGTCATCAACATGAATTGTTAAACAAGTACATCAATAACACCCAAACTGTCATAGAaagttcttcaaatgatgTGATGTCCacaattcaaaatttgctcAATGAACACCTGAGAGCAAATAAGGAGTTAATCATCAATTCTTTAAGTAATGTAACTACTGAACTTATGTCTAATGAATTGGATAGATTGAAACCGAAATTATCTAAATGGGAAGAGTCTGCTGAATTGATTAATAGATCAGACGCCTTGAacaatgaattcaatgataatgTAGAATCATCAATGACCACAATGACCGataaaattaaacaaaCAAACGATTCAATAAACAATAacatcaagaaaataaatgaacACTTCAAGACAAATGACATAGCGCATTCTAATAACTTGATGattgatgataataatattataaaaaataatttcaaatccattgaagaaaagaactCGAGACTTCATGAATTTGTTAAAGAAGGTTATCTAGTTACCAATGAgtcaatgaaaaaattgaatgagTTAGATACTTCGATACGGACAgttttaaaagatattgattATGAAAAGGATATTAAAGAAACTAATTCACCATTGAAGCCATCGCATAAACATGATTACAACCACACGATACCATTAGATAatgacaaaaaaagaagtttCCTCAATAACGCgaatgataatgaaatgCAAAATCAGTCAAAGATACCCAGGTTAGAATGAGCTGatataaaaagaatattaataataatccTATATACTACATAACGTATAAATGTAATAttaaaaacaaaattaatcTATTTTTAAGAAAGAGAACTTCATGAGTTTATTGTCATATATTCACCAATCTCACTTATTATTGATTCcacttcattttttgacTTGCCCAACTTGGAGCAAATTCTATCAAATGATTCATGTCTTTCTAAAGCATTAaacaatatatttttttcactttcacCTAGGTTACGGCTATTACCTATTTTACTTTCCAGTTTTTTATCTCTATCAAACGTTacttttgataatttattataaatCGAGTTCAAAATTCTATCACCGACatcaaatttgatatcCGACGTTGATAAGACAATCTTATCATTCTGTCTATCAGATAATAATGGAGATTTAAACGTCTTATGCTCCATTATTGGATATTGATGAACTCGATATATTATCTTGTTTATAACaccaaattttataaaCTTTCTCACGTCAATGTGGTTTTCCTTAATAGTAGAAAAGTTTTGTTTATACCATGCTTCAACGGTGCAACCATAATTTAACGATCTGTAAAGATCAAACAGAGTGCATTTGGAAGGTAAAACCTGGCCTTGGCGTGGGTTGTCTTGCTGACCTTCACTTGAAGAGAGTGTGCTCGTCGACTGATGATGATGTGCAGTCTCAGAGACACGGGCATATGCACTTTTATGTGAGAAATACGACGAGAAAGAAGATCTACTTGATGAGAGTGCTTTTTGTGTCATATCTGAATTGTTGATCTCGTCATCTTGCTCACTTGCTAATGGTAAATCATTTATCTTTGATCCTGGTGGTAAAACGACATACGACTGACAATTAAATGCAATCATCGGATCTCTCAGGAAATTGTTGATAAGGCTACTTGGAgcatatatatttgaaaattggaatatGTCAGTTATTATAACGCAGTTGTAGTATATCAAATGTTTAATGCACTCTATTACAAGATTTGGATCACTATCACTTAGATGAGAAATGTTTGTAATGCTATTGACACCATCAATGAAAGGTAATATACTTAGCATAGTTGGATCCCAATTTAAATCGACGATCTTGTCCAGGTTAACAATTGAAAGTGGGAcatcttcaattgataTTTGAACAGAAGTTGGCGGCTTCAATACAGGGAATATCTTAATGTTAATTTCGTTACCTTCATCTATGGGTATCAAACATTCAGAATAGTTATTCAAATCCTGATATAATCTCATCAATAAATCTtgaatggaaaattttgtatcGACAAAATCCACATCCTCACCATCTTTAAAAAAAGCAGACGTTCGCTGAGACTTTGATAGTATTTGACTTTGTTCCTCTAAAGTTTTGAACATTTTTCCCAGCCTTTCGATGGCAGGCTCGTAAGGTAAAGTTTGGCAATCATAGGAGAATATAaatacaaaattgaaactaaaaaaattccTAGCGTAGGACGATGAGCTCACATTGACAGGGTATGAAACCAGTCTGTAATTCTTGTACTCCAAAGTGAGCAGCCTATGACATAGCTGGGGTTTAGGaataacaaaatttttgattgaatCAAAGTTGATGTTGTAAGCCTGTAAATTTTCAGGAGGAAACTGATAGCAGACTTTTGAACCCTCTGTAGGATGGAATATGGAGAAAAATATAGTATGGATGGGCTCAAACCCTTCGAATTGCGTATTCATACCTCGCTTTCTTACCTAATTCTTGTTTGTTTTCGAAGGCCTTTAaagttcttcaatttttaaatcattttgactgtataaaatttatcaacACTTTTTACATCCGCTACACAGATATTTATGTTACAGACGTCTATATAGAGGGCTATCACTCGAAGAGTGGCATATGGAGGGTAGCAGCTCATATATTCAGCCCATCTAGTTTCTTTTGTAGCGACtcagattcttcaattaCGTTTCCCAGCGAGTCATATTTcacatcttcttcttcatcttcttcttcttctcctgAGCTCTCCTCTGAACTTTCTTCTATTATGTTGCCGAGATTATCGTACCTCACTTCTCTTggttcattttcaataatattaccTAAGTTATCATATGTTACCTCCTCATCTTCGCTGTCTTCATCctcattatcttcatcgCTTTCGTCTATTCTGTTAACGTTACCACTCATCCAGATGTCTACATTCTGAGCGTTGTTAGAAGCCTTCCTCTCCTGCACTTCCTTCTCGATTTGATCCATCCATGCATCTTGTGCagcttcaatttcatcagaGTCTGTACACTGTTGATAGATTTCAAGTAATTCTctattcaatttcaaaaaattgacacCCCAGCTGAAATGTGACAGTAACTCCTCAGCCAAATCCATGAACCCAACAATAGCCAAGCAAGCAGCAATAGCCTCCACACAGTTTAATTTCCATGGTCTACCGTAATTAACTTGATTAGCAGCAACAAGATACGGTAAAAGTCTGTCTAGTTTTGGTGTACTGAATTTTGAGAATGGGATTTCGTCTATACGGGCCCAAGAACATTCTACAACAGCACAACCAAACTCTGTCACCAATTCACGATCTTCCGGTGATACAAATTTCTTACCATTTGGTGAAACAGTAATACCTtggaatttttgatttatcttcaaCGATCTGATTAAGTTTAATCGTTCCAGTTTCTTACCAGAACAACGCTTGGGATCACAGTGATCAAAATCCCACATTGCTAACTTTACAGGGAAACTCGTCTCTCTGGATACATGCTGTTTAAACTCcattttcttattattatgTCTCGAATGGTGACCATTGGAATTAGTCCTTATCGCACCGTTTCCGCCTGTTTTTCCAAGCTTATTCTTTCCTTTACCCTTTGCCATACTTTATCAACCTCTTAAAGTACACTACCGATTCCTCTAAACCTTGCTTCAAGTGTTACTCAACTTTATATAAACTGGCTTgttcgaaaatttttgaccTCATCGCTTGAATTTCCcaatataaaatttgaaaaatgtcaCTTACTAAGGAAAACATAATCATGGGATTCGCATGCTGCAGTTGATGGTACAAAGACGAGCATGAGCCAGTATGAGAGTGAAATTGCTAGATATGGTCCATTCCAGTCGATAGCAGCGGTCTTTGAGAGGTTGGACAGCGAGAAAGTAACGACTAAGGAGAGTTTTATTGTGCTGATATCCCTCGAAAGCATGGGTtacaatatcttcattaaaGAGAATGATAGCACGTACCGTTCGGTTGATGGCAAGTTGCAAGAAGTAAGAGTGAGGCATAATTTGGTGAAATGGAAGAATCAGACGTTTCAAATCAATGAGAGTGATCTTCTGTTGCTCGAAGATAAGCGCCAATGCCTTGTGCTGTGGATAAATGATGTGAAAGCCGCAGACGCGATTGACACTGACGGTGGAAAACCCTCCCTAGTGGGTGGGCTCTTCCATAGGCATCAGTCACAGGATTTTTCCGCAGATATGAGTGGCTTGATCAATGACTGGATACGGTTCGTCAGTGATCCTCAGAAATCTATTACAGACGTGGTCTTCGGAATCAATAACGTCATTAAATCCTTGCCAGATGAAAATTCagtgaaaatatttgaagcTCGGCTTTATTCCTCTATATGGAATAAATTAGTACATCAGACTTCGGAACCCCAGAATATTGACAAATTCTATGGTTGCTACATATCCTTTCATGAATTAAACATTAATGACTATTATTCTCTACCATTtaacaaattttcattgagAGATGTGGTCTTTATCGAGAATGTGGTCGATCTTGCATGTAAGGAGTTTGTTAAACTTCGAGAATCCCTGTCTTTTGACGAAAAGATTGATATATTACTCAGTACTTTCAATATACTCACTTCAAAATTGCCGCAATTGGAGATCGACGCAGACAACCTTCTGAATTTTATgctcattattattaacaGAGTCAAattaaacaatttgaatgaacatttccattatttacaaaatttcaatttcaaacaaAACAAAGATTTTGGTATATTGAATTATGCAATCTCTACATTGGGAGCTGTTTTATACTATATTGATAATAACCTGGacaaatttaaaagataCACTGATGCTATCCAAGATTCAAAGATcagtgaagaaaaattgaaatatcgtaatgaaaatggtgaaTCATATCTTTGCCATTGCATTATAACAAAAGATAATGACACTCTACGTGAATTACTCTTTTCCAGTGagtatataaaaaattttccaatggAAGACATATTAGATGACCAAACAATAGATGGATCTACACTACTTATGGTCGCTGTAAAATGTCTAAACACTACTGCGGCTTCGATTCTtattaatatcatcatAAATAATGGTACTCCTGATGAGATACGAACCTATGTTAATAGTGTAGATGAAAACAACAGAAACGTGGGACATTTTATCACTAACCAATATTACTTGCTGTGCAAAATAGGACCATATTTGAATTGGAACTGTAAAGATAAACGGACGGGTCAAACGCCTCttttcaacattttcaGATCCTACGAtcaatcaataaaatcatacaagaaaatgagTCGTCGCTCTTTTCGATTCGCTATGGATAGTGGTGATttccaattgaaaaagcaCATAgataatagtaataacacTCTCTTacacattttgaaaacaaacattcaaatgattttgCCTCATGCAAGTTTATTTATAAACAGCCCAAATTCCTTAGGGATGACTCCATTGATGGTTTTTTGCAAATACAGGAGActttataatattcaaatactTCTATCCTCAAAATTTAAGGATCGAGTTAGTATTTTCGAAACTCAGCAGGTACATAATGCATGGTCTAATTGCTTTAGTTTAACCAATGATGATCAGATACTTAACCTCCTAGGCAAATTTGctataaaaaattactcgatttttggaaattgtTTTACTCATTCACTAAAGCAATTTTTACATAAATCAAAGCATGGTAATAAGAATCAATATTCAGTTAAAATAACTTTGAAAttcgaaaaaaaatataagacAATACGGTTCAATATCAAGACGATAAAGGCATTGATTAATATGGTTTTGACTTCCAATAGCCACGTAAGCAGTTTTTTGCCGCTTTATAAGgtttttaatgaattaaatgGGATTGCCAGCATGATTTCTacaaaatccaaaattcttttcattaataacCTGAATGTTATACTAGATACAAtactttttcttgaattggTACCGAGAGAAGGATTTATTCTTGAAGCAAGATTAAAGGAttatttaagaaatcaGCGTAAAATCAAAACGGTGGCAACTAAGAGTAAGAAGTtacaaattgaagatattaatatgatatcaaattttttaaaattcaatttaaatgaattgaatgcaTTTAAGAACGGtgtcaagaaaatattacgacaaatgaattcaattaatttaaaattatttgatcaAAGGATTTCATATATGGATTTACTTCATTGTCCTGACGTCGTAGTCCATTTAAACAATCCCCTATGGAATCTCaattataatattttaatatcaaatttccaaattttggaaaattccATTGATAACACATTGcattttttgaaggttttccaaaatgaaaagatcagGAAATGGTGgaaattaaataatgagTTGATTAATCTGACAAAGCTGGCATCAAATAGCGATGATGATTTACTACGATCCTTTTTCAATAGGAAGGAAAAATTGTCTATTGAAATAGATGATAAAATCAGGTCgattaatgaattaaacTGTGATATTTTTGTCAGCCATGAGTTACTTGCAGTGGAaatcaacaattttatgaaatttaAGCCACTATTTATTACGAGGACTTTGGTAGTTTGGGCGCATAGAAATTGTTTGTAAAGAGACGTAGAAACATTCTCCActgtatattatttatttactaTACAAATTATAtgatattcaaatttattattttttttttatagaAGCAAGAAAAGGAGGCATTCTGtttattgttgttgattGTTACCACCGAAGAAGTTCTTTGCCatatctttgatatttggGTCATTCATTAATTGACTGAAATCTGGAGTATTACCGTTTTGGAAGTTTTCGGCCATTTGTCTAATGGATGGATTTTGCATCATAGACTGGATCTTAGACATAGCATTTGGATCAGACATCATTTGTTGGGCAGCTTGCATTAATTGAGGGTTGTTTAATAAACCGTTCAAACCACCACCTAACATGGAAGACATGTCTGGGAAGCCACCAGCAGCGGCGTTAGCAGCACTTTCAGTAACTGATTCTTCCTTTGGAGTagattctttcttttccaagTTTAATGATTGTTcaactcttttctttgcGGTTTCATAATCTCTCTTCATAATTTCAGTGGCCTTGTCACCTTCCAAATCAAGAACCTTCTTGTAAGCCTCTAAGGCCTCTTCTGGTTTGTTTAGAGCGTATTTAGCAAAACCCAGTCTAGAGTAACCCTTAGAATAGTTTGGATCGACTCTAATAGCAGATTCAGCGTCTTCAGTGGCTTTTTCGAAATCCTTTAGAGAAGAGTAGGCTGCAGCTCTGTTTGCATAATAGATGGCATTATTTGGTGAGATGGAAATGGCTTCAGAGTATTTAGCAATGGCTAAGTCGAAGTCTTTCATTGCCATGGCCTTGTTACcttctaatttcaatttttcagcttTAACTTtagtttcttcatcattttccaattcatcCTTTGGTACATTAACTGTGACATTTTCCTTAGCAGAGTTTTCCATGGCGACTTCTAACAGTTCCGGTAAACTTAAGTTATAGAATTTTGACTTGATCAAACCAGAAGTGGAATCTCTTTCAAATTCGAATGAATCTGTAATACAATCAATAGCAACGTTTAAGGAGTCTTTAACGTCTTCAGAaacatcatttttttcagtgaCTTTCACTAAGTAGTCGACAATCAAGGTGGAGATCTCTTTATTAGATAGTGGCATGGCGAAGTTGCGTTGGGTGGGTTGTAGCTTTCACGGTGGCAAGTTGGTTAAGatccattgaaatatcaagttttttttcagtgCTGTACAAAGCAAGCGATggaaaacaaaatttctAGAATATTCTGAGTTAAGATGGTCAGTGATGATGGTGGTGCATGCGGGTTTCAGAGGCCAGATGGAGGTTTATACGGTTGCTGAGCGTGAAGCTAGCATGCAATTTACTATAGAGGGTTGTTTCTTGGAATTGTTCAAGTCCGGTAGAGCGTATAGCACGCTGGCCCATGTGGGATCGTTGATGTTCCTGGACCATGCATCCACGCCGTGATACCATCCTGTATACCCCGAGGTCTCTAGGTGTATCCACCCTCACGTTGCTGTAGCAATTCATCCTTGTAATAATGCATCTCCTTTCTAAGATAACAAGTGGCACGCAAGTGGGTCGCAACGCCGTAATTCaaagtatataaatatgtcTCGTTGTGACACACTCAACGTCACTTGATACTGTTAAGTAGACACTCAGCACGACGTCAATATGGCTGTCCCATTGGATTGGAGACATATCGTCAGCCCCGCACACAGACCCACGGTCCAAAATTACAATTCGAACAGTACCACCAGCACGCCAAGAAACCACACTCTCGATCACAGTCTCTTCCACGAACGACACATTGCTCTCCTCACCAAGAAGAACAAACAGTCGTAGCACCTAAtctcatatatatatatatataccgTATATACACCGTGTATAGACCAAATTTGACGCAAAAAATTCGACACATACTCTTCAGACTACTTTAATGTCCCCCACAGCAGCTAATAACCCCCATCTGGGCCACCTTGCAGCGCCAATGTTGCCATCTCATCTTGCTCGAAACGTGTTTATCagaaacaagaaaagagaaaaatttcagctcatcgcaaaaatccaaaagaggtaaaatcatcaaaaacAAAGAGATCATCAATACATTTTAAGCAGTTCAAGAAGTATCAGAGCCAGTAGGATGTTCGAGATACCGGTGAACGTGAACAGTAAGACGCTGTCGAACGAACGGAAGCTGCGGTATCGGTACATCAATCAGTTCACGAGGCGATTCGAGAGGAAAGATGACCGTAATGGAATGATTACACCGGAGACGTCGGAAGATGAGTTGCAACAACGAAAGAAGAGAGACTGGCTGCATGTGATTGGAGAGTATGGCAGTGACGATGACGAGAGATCAGGAGGACAGcaggatgatgaagaagaagaagaagaggtcATTGATGAGGAttacaatttgaataatgaagagagaaaattttttaagaaGATTGATAAACCACAGGAAACGTATGAACATTGGCCCAGCCATCGTAAGAAAACCAGAATCCAGAGAGATATATTGACGTACCATCGTTACAATAAAGTTAGCAGGTATGTGGAACGGAAAATGGCGAACTCTTTGGTACATGTGAGTTCTAAAAACAGATACCATTTCAAATGTAAAATTGATGGAATGGAAATAGTGGAGCCATTGCATAAGGGAGCGACTAATTtccaattgaaacaaattgaaacaTTGACGAATTTACTTTATTTAAACGTCAACAGAGGAAATTGGGAAATTGcatacaaaatatttgccATGCTGATAAGAATCCCAAAAGTAGATATTA encodes:
- the CIN8 gene encoding kinesin motor protein CIN8 (similar to Saccharomyces cerevisiae CIN8 (YEL061C); ancestral locus Anc_6.16), with translation MSDPTVSSDKQPQEEELNITVAVRCRGRNQREIDAKSSVVVTVPDIMGSKEVAINTSEDIGFTAQMNSKTYTVDKVFGPSATQSLIFDEIAEPLFSDFIKGYNCTMLVYGMTSTGKTYTMTGDEKLYNEELSDSAGIIPRILFKLFETLEKLNEDHIVKCSFVELYNEELKDLLHGDCNNDNGNFKKLRIFDSLGRDSRSNSRNNSPKMSNNNTTFLKKKLRNEALLRSRNIASSKRSSMQTIRNTTTTKASATTTTTTMFSSGNNDSANKFSPADNDKSTIQSDQTAGIYIQNLQEFHITTAKEGIKLLQKGLKYRQVASTKMNDFSSRSHTIFTITLFKEVKGEIFRLSKMNLVDLAGSENINRSGALNQRAKEAGSINQSLLTLGRVINSLADKNVHVPFRESKLTRLLQDSLGGNTKTALIATISPAKVTLEETCSTLEYASKAKNIKNKPQLGSFIMKDILLKNITTELTKIKSDLLSTKSKDGIYMDQQHYKELTTDLQNYKTEIQECKRTIESLTSQNALLLKDKRTINENNELQRIKIQTMNESMKKLYAKIERQQSIENELDGKIQIFTKTNSKLTKIIDEMKNREALVNSKFKTLLDHSLSYVSKKLNYQIENFKDQGINQNFTVDENLQLIKSEMTNLLSTARDNFEKFYQECITKFLSDTPLLFDEINDNVLNLKALTSNYYSQIAENLSDLSEEYNNFKQFITDEFYNQEKGHQHELLNKYINNTQTVIESSSNDVMSTIQNLLNEHLRANKELIINSLSNVTTELMSNELDRLKPKLSKWEESAELINRSDALNNEFNDNVESSMTTMTDKIKQTNDSINNNIKKINEHFKTNDIAHSNNLMIDDNNIIKNNFKSIEEKNSRLHEFVKEGYLVTNESMKKLNELDTSIRTVLKDIDYEKDIKETNSPLKPSHKHDYNHTIPLDNDKKRSFLNNANDNEMQNQSKIPRLE
- the TSR3 gene encoding ribosome biogenesis protein TSR3 (similar to Saccharomyces cerevisiae YOR006C; ancestral locus Anc_6.19), yielding MAKGKGKNKLGKTGGNGAIRTNSNGHHSRHNNKKMEFKQHVSRETSFPVKLAMWDFDHCDPKRCSGKKLERLNLIRSLKINQKFQGITVSPNGKKFVSPEDRELVTEFGCAVVECSWARIDEIPFSKFSTPKLDRLLPYLVAANQVNYGRPWKLNCVEAIAACLAIVGFMDLAEELLSHFSWGVNFLKLNRELLEIYQQCTDSDEIEAAQDAWMDQIEKEVQERKASNNAQNVDIWMSGNVNRIDESDEDNEDEDSEDEEVTYDNLGNIIENEPREVRYDNLGNIIEESSEESSGEEEEDEEEDVKYDSLGNVIEESESLQKKLDGLNI
- the VRL1 gene encoding Vrl1p (similar to Saccharomyces cerevisiae YML002W; ancestral locus Anc_6.20); translation: MSQYESEIARYGPFQSIAAVFERLDSEKVTTKESFIVLISLESMGYNIFIKENDSTYRSVDGKLQEVRVRHNLVKWKNQTFQINESDLLLLEDKRQCLVLWINDVKAADAIDTDGGKPSLVGGLFHRHQSQDFSADMSGLINDWIRFVSDPQKSITDVVFGINNVIKSLPDENSVKIFEARLYSSIWNKLVHQTSEPQNIDKFYGCYISFHELNINDYYSLPFNKFSLRDVVFIENVVDLACKEFVKLRESLSFDEKIDILLSTFNILTSKLPQLEIDADNLLNFMLIIINRVKLNNLNEHFHYLQNFNFKQNKDFGILNYAISTLGAVLYYIDNNLDKFKRYTDAIQDSKISEEKLKYRNENGESYLCHCIITKDNDTLRELLFSSEYIKNFPMEDILDDQTIDGSTLLMVAVKCLNTTAASILINIIINNGTPDEIRTYVNSVDENNRNVGHFITNQYYLLCKIGPYLNWNCKDKRTGQTPLFNIFRSYDQSIKSYKKMSRRSFRFAMDSGDFQLKKHIDNSNNTLLHILKTNIQMILPHASLFINSPNSLGMTPLMVFCKYRRLYNIQILLSSKFKDRVSIFETQQVHNAWSNCFSLTNDDQILNLLGKFAIKNYSIFGNCFTHSLKQFLHKSKHGNKNQYSVKITLKFEKKYKTIRFNIKTIKALINMVLTSNSHVSSFLPLYKVFNELNGIASMISTKSKILFINNLNVILDTILFLELVPREGFILEARLKDYLRNQRKIKTVATKSKKLQIEDINMISNFLKFNLNELNAFKNGVKKILRQMNSINLKLFDQRISYMDLLHCPDVVVHLNNPLWNLNYNILISNFQILENSIDNTLHFLKVFQNEKIRKWWKLNNELINLTKLASNSDDDLLRSFFNRKEKLSIEIDDKIRSINELNCDIFVSHELLAVEINNFMKFKPLFITRTLVVWAHRNCL
- the NPR2 gene encoding nitrogen permease regulating protein NPR2 (similar to Saccharomyces cerevisiae NPR2 (YEL062W); ancestral locus Anc_6.17), giving the protein MNTQFEGFEPIHTIFFSIFHPTEGSKVCYQFPPENLQAYNINFDSIKNFVIPKPQLCHRLLTLEYKNYRLVSYPVNVSSSSYARNFFSFNFVFIFSYDCQTLPYEPAIERLGKMFKTLEEQSQILSKSQRTSAFFKDGEDVDFVDTKFSIQDLLMRLYQDLNNYSECLIPIDEGNEINIKIFPVLKPPTSVQISIEDVPLSIVNLDKIVDLNWDPTMLSILPFIDGVNSITNISHLSDSDPNLVIECIKHLIYYNCVIITDIFQFSNIYAPSSLINNFLRDPMIAFNCQSYVVLPPGSKINDLPLASEQDDEINNSDMTQKALSSSRSSFSSYFSHKSAYARVSETAHHHQSTSTLSSSEGQQDNPRQGQVLPSKCTLFDLYRSLNYGCTVEAWYKQNFSTIKENHIDVRKFIKFGVINKIIYRVHQYPIMEHKTFKSPLLSDRQNDKIVLSTSDIKFDVGDRILNSIYNKLSKVTFDRDKKLESKIGNSRNLGESEKNILFNALERHESFDRICSKLGKSKNEVESIISEIGEYMTINS
- the SGT2 gene encoding Sgt2p (similar to Saccharomyces cerevisiae SGT2 (YOR007C); ancestral locus Anc_6.21), with amino-acid sequence MPLSNKEISTLIVDYLVKVTEKNDVSEDVKDSLNVAIDCITDSFEFERDSTSGLIKSKFYNLSLPELLEVAMENSAKENVTVNVPKDELENDEETKVKAEKLKLEGNKAMAMKDFDLAIAKYSEAISISPNNAIYYANRAAAYSSLKDFEKATEDAESAIRVDPNYSKGYSRLGFAKYALNKPEEALEAYKKVLDLEGDKATEIMKRDYETAKKRVEQSLNLEKKESTPKEESVTESAANAAAGGFPDMSSMLGGGLNGLLNNPQLMQAAQQMMSDPNAMSKIQSMMQNPSIRQMAENFQNGNTPDFSQLMNDPNIKDMAKNFFGGNNQQQ